From Malaya genurostris strain Urasoe2022 chromosome 2, Malgen_1.1, whole genome shotgun sequence:
ATTGCCCTCACTTTTTTCTTTGCTATAACACGAAACGAGAAATCAGATGTTATTCGAAAGCTTATTGCAATGTTCAGTATTGTGATGAGGTTGTAACAtccataaaatttatttttcgaacTCGAACTGATCTTCGTCCTTGTCGATTTACATCTATTATTACCGAACTCAATTCATTATGCTTTTATTAGGACAGCGGACCGATCAAACCATCTAAAATATACATAGATATATTTGCATCAATGACCCTTTTCACCATTGAACGACATAACGAGCTGTGGACAAAAGCGAACTGACAAGAAATGAATCTCCCACCATGCATAAATGATAACGATGATGGATGCATGGGTACCAGGACGATACCATTTGCTTTTGGATGCTGGCCAGCAATCACTGTCAGGTGTCCGGTTGGCGAGAATAGGCTCCGATTAAAATTATTATCGCCACGAGTTTACACCTAGTTGGACACACGATGCGAACTTGCAAGTAATTTTTTAATCAATTACGGTAGCTGGAAAAGTGACTAGGGTTCTATAATTAGTGAGAAACATTGCGATATCGTAGCCTTCACCAAGTTGATTGATTAGATACCAGATTGCACAGGATAGGAATGACCTTCGATCGTCAAAATTCGCACTCGGTAGAGTTTGTTCAACACTGAGAATATCTTTATTTTAGTTTAAGTTAAAGACGAGAAGATTGCATTGTTGCCAAGAATACCGAGTAGTGAATTGAGCTGCTCAACGAATCCAGGCGGCTCCGAATTTTCCGACTCACGTCGCTTTAAACACCGACTTTCGTACATGTGCTGTAACTTGGCAATGTCCTTATCACTGAGACCTTTTCGCTGTCCCAGCGTAACATTCGGTTGCAGAGCTTCCATAGTTGGTTCTTGGTTCTTAGAAAATGCTTTCGCACTATAGTGCATGACACTACCGTAATCGTACTCGATTCCGTAGCTGGTGAGGTCACTTGCATTGTATTTGTTGAAATTATGCTCATGGCCAGACTCGATATTTTCCCATAAAATCCGTACGTATTCGTCCCGATCGGTAGCACTCTGCTGGTGGTAGAATCCCAATGCATGCAGTAGCTCATGAATCACAACTCCATGTCGAACGCAACCTGGAGAATGTAAATTCACAGTCTGACCTTCCGATTGCATACCCACGTTGGACCAGCAACCACTGCTGGTGGATCGAAATACCACCCAGTTGGTATCATTTTTACGATACGGACGAAACTTGATGCAAGTTTTGTCGTGATATTCCTTGATAGATTTTAGAATCACAAGTTCCTCCTCATCCGctgtaatgaaaacaaaaacattttttttattatgatcaTGCACTCTCATAGAAAATTTTAACATACTGAAGTTCTCCTCATCGATGTAGTACGGAACGGTAGCTTCAGTCCATCGAGCGCTCTCGTTGAGTATCCCATTTCGTACTTGTTGCGAATCTAACAGTATATCACCTTCGAACAATCCACTCAGCTCCCACGGATTCACTTCCGCGTCGTCATCCAGTGCATCGATCTGCATCGCTATTCTGGATGCCTCTTCATCACTATGCGGATGACTGCTGCCATGTTTTGCGACCGGCGGTCTATGCCGTAGATCATCACTACAATTCACCAAACTAACTGCTAAAATTAGCGGAATTATCCAACGAAAACCCTCCATCGTCACTCATTCCGTAATCCACTATAATCAGCATTGCCTTTGCGGAACTTCCTTATAAAGCTCTGTACCCTTTGCCATGCATGACTGTTTGAAACCGCCATCAGCTCGGCGGGGTACATCCCAACGGATCGCGTGTGGTTGAAAGTGGCGCTTATCAAATTTAGGGCGCACACGTTGCCTCAGCGGAATGCGAAGTTCAACTTGATTGTCGACTCCCAATGGGGGAAAAGAGTAGCTAATTAAATTCGTACTTGACAGTTGCGTTGCTGAAACCAGGGACCAGGGTAATTGTTCTAGGGGGTTAACTTGAATTAGGCGCTGATCATTGAATTTAGATGACTTTTAATTTTCCTGTAGGGTTGGACAGCGATGATTTCAATGGAATAAACAAACTTTGGCAAAACAGTTATCTTGAGTTGCAACAATGACAACGACTCATCAATTTCTTCCATAGATACGGCTAACTCGGTTATTTAAGCGAATAAAGAGTAGGgaaacggctccctattttatctgagctcctatttgcatctcatcccgtcacctcattactttgaacatgaataatattttacaacctacctgaatcaaactgtaaaatgttttgaaatgattataaaagctattgtcacacttttccattgaaagaaatggttttaaattcttcggtgaacgtttttttaatttaaaataaactcacttttcaatttaagaCACattctcgtctcaagatttacagttcgtcatgtttctgattatctactaatcgattcgtctcaaaacatgatcactatttcgcacaattacactaccattgaatactggatgacttcataattagtaatgttcacttgccacttgtttagttaacgattaaaaacttcaaaaattacccgacaagcaataaaagtcttcaaaaatatgagatgaaagtttttcacttagttcacttgattgccctttgttttcatctcatttggtttcacaaagttgccaagttatctcataatgttacaaaacaaaaattggttttcttcttcaaaatatcatcaaaaagtatgtttttggtatcctttagtttaattatattattgatatttatatttcaataaaactatttcggcatcgaatattaccagaaagatcgtgtcaaatactattgaaataaccattgtggcaaatctagtagcactggtttcattccgctatacgtcaacataacgctgtgaagtgtgtgtgtttcatcggctgtgcacagagatgccagatattttcatagtaaatatgtattactttgcatagaaagtctatatctgctctatctgttttcactaataaaatgatgttaatcataatcaattatccgCATAAAAGATTtaaactttaacatgtgatttgtccgttgattaataaacttttaaagaatcactgcaatcaaatactaatagatactcagagagaaaagtctatttttttacttctcactttttatgaacctgtacaaatctgtattaaatttaggaaatctgtataaaatctgtacgttGATTTAAATCAATATGCGAACgcgaaaatctatacaatacagataaatctgtataaatggcatctctggctctgaattttattttaagaagggctaatgcctaaatagtaacaattccgtTTTTGGTTTTACTCAAAGTTCACTAAATTaactttgcaataaaattttaaattcaaatcgaaaggtaacggaaacgaccgaaaaattttaaatgttgaaatgatttcaaactggttctaaaaatatcgtgtgtttgcTCATAGTTGGTATTAGGCCGttcttaagaagaattctgacattttgaacctgcgagtgtaatagtggaatatttggttttgattgctgtcaccattgctaatttataggatgaataaaggaccaacgattggatagataaaaatccattgagatgaaattaggagcagagtagtgaacacaacgtaagtgtttttagctgtttcatgaatattagttaaattttcaagaaatgtgaatcaatttttaacgtggagcaaggcgaatgaagcagtaatatgaaaaagttgtagtgattttagtggctaaatcggggttttgaggcgacgttcttacaaatgagatgaaatagggagcccttaccctagttaAATTATTCTAAGCAAACAATGTAATAGTGTGtttaaggggctggggtcccgtaggagattgatagtacctattagctctctccggacagtacaaGCCTAGATACCGTGTGGAAACCAGCGAACCAAGAAAAGATCCACTGGGttactgcttccatgtcgtaaaaggcgacaattgcaggagtttctttttcctttcagttagcagatattttcaatgtttcacttctgattactaaattttactaaattatctcttcattcaacctatcaatttctgtCTAGCTTCAGATAAAAGTTTTATATGGAATGTttccttcttccatgttattgattgtctttcaggattataaattgaatgataaaaatcaactattgcaaaAAAAGGGGACGGGTGtggcgtgatgggatagtcgatgcctttcacgcagcccgcctgggttcgattcccaaccccgcacatagggtcagaaagattttctggtacgaagaggcgaatgacctaagatgttaaagcctctataattgaaacaaaaaaaaaactattgcaaaaagttaataacatatatcggtatattgaatacacagtaaaaaaccagttttaatccacctagtggtgtaatgatgcctttctcatgtataatattgtggtattctattcaaaaaatttttcttcgatttttgaaagaaaccaagagattgtttgtgcattaactagtaaaacatacagaataaaacagtgctttgattgcgtaggtcatccttaagaaaacaaagtgggctcactattatatgctctttcggcaccggaacccgagaaccggtaaaatcaaagtcggttcgtacggccaccaactaacatggcatacaaactctactaatacgcactctaaattacgatttaaatgtttgtcgcatccgaaaatatgcagtaatttttggtaggaccataagacctttcaattgagccaaagattgggaataacggttaagagtccagtttataacattttttacgggttttgttccgccagtttaagtgacggtgtacaatgttgaacacactttatcctataactccggaactggaagtctgattcggatgaaattcaggaattccgtatgggatcagaagaccttttatttgaatctaagtttgtggaaatcggttaaaccatcgctgagaaaagtgagtgagatccattttggatatatgaccactatttccgatacttccggaaccggataccgggaaccaggatagccgaaatcggtttgtttagttgcctactgataatgactatcgatttgtgtagttttgagaccagtttagaacattttttacgtgttttgtttcgccggtttaagtgacggtgtacaatattgaacacactttaccctataactccggaaccggaagtcggtccggatgatattcaggaattccgtatgaaccacgagacctttcatttgaatctaagtttgtcaaaatcggttcaggcattTGGCATTTCAGTTATttggcacatacacacacatacattgctcagctcgatgaactgagtcgaatggtatatgacacttggccccctgggccaattttctttagtcggtttttcaagtgattgcataacctttctacatgagaacggcaaaaaacacttgatattaatatttcaaacaacaaattattattttcttcggtagccggctgcccagatcaactaatataaccaattaacaattttaataaataaaaaaaaatcgcggtaaatctgttgaccttatttggtgatttaaaatggttttataacaactgtttagaatatgtgaacgcaatgaatcaactattttatctaaatcttattcactcgtttattttgtatcacgtaatttcatttataaaaaatagtttttattctttacgcgatagtattgcaaatttttcttcagtttcctcgaataaaagctgtgaatcaagacttcccgggacttcaatataggatattgttgaaacgttcactcgggatgtcagtgagtttagtgcggcgcatccgagcatcttgaaaccggaacatactgagtcgcgcacgaataataataatactgaaatttttactaacaaatatccttctcccgtgactcttgtggagtgcgcagtagtatatacggcctctagtaacaacaagtgttggactaacatcccttcccattccttagacgatctacgttcaggCCTGGCCGgcaccggtactgatcaatgaattctgggattaccagaagatgtacattgaaagaTCATTTATAAGTCccgggtcggatcatctagaaactccctgtacaatttcagctaatcccgatcagtaacggagtagcaaccaggggtggtcgctcaagctcaagctcaagcaaaCAATGCAATAGTGTGTTTATCTTTATTCTAGCGGAAATACAGTTGAGTTATCTAAAAGATACTATAAGACAGATCGCACAACTGAAGTCAAAAATACAACTGCGAGTTGAAATTTTTATCACCAGACATGCGTCTAAACGGttttaaaatatgttttaatccacccatGAACTTCAGTtcatcatcttctcaaagttacgtacggactttcggaagatcgtaccATACGTGCCGATCTTCGCTCTTCGAATCGCACATTCCAAAGCAACATCTGACGATCATCCGTAATAACATTATCGTGCATATCGGAAATATGTGTTCACAGAATCACAGAACTTATCAATCCCGCACCATTACGATCAAAGCAGTTCCATCGAACGGTAGCAAAGAACGACCGACTGATGCTTGTTCCCGTATGAGATATGCCAGTTTTTGCCCATGACAATCGTAATGCTAATTCAATTTCTCGTGGAAAAAATATTAAGGTGACTGGGGTGACTCGCTATTGTCATGTTGATACCCTCCCACTGATTTATGACACACTATAACTAACCTAAAGGCACCACAAGTGGAGTGATTGTTTCAAGCAATTGAAATTCCTGTCGAGGTTTGTTGCATTGatttcgaattaaatttttcgttTGAGTGGCTCAGGCCAGTGTCAATCGTGTTTATTGTCTGATAGAAAGAGACCGAGGACACAAACAAACGCATTCGCATACTTTAAGTAATTGGTTTGAGCTTACATAGAACACAATAGTTTCACAGATTTTATGGTGTTAAACAAGAAAgaaaatttgataaatttgAGTAAGTGAATCTTTCAAaaagatttattttgttgaatgtaTCGAATCTATAAAATTTTCCGCACTTTTAAGGCAATTTTACGATATTTAATTTACGTTTCGGATATTCCACATTTATCTCACACTGACAAACGACTAACAACCGATCTATCGCATCATTTTTCTTCTAATATCGCTCAGTGCGCGTAATTAATTTCCTTCGACAGTAGCGCAGCTTGTGTTGTTTATCacatgatctaatgtttctaatatttttcttttctttttctttcagcTTACGAAACCCACTCCCGTTGCTCAGTTGCCGCCGATTTCAACCAGATTCGAGTTCATCTGATTCAGAGCTGTATATGGTGTGTGGAATGCTGGAGAAAATTGTTGATTTGTTGAAATAATTGTTTAGAGCTTAGGGAgtgaattaatttgaaatataGTGTGAAATAAGTCAAGAAAATATATATTCTATTCTAGCGGCGTGTTTCCCATAGTAATCTTTTGCTGAGTACGAGTTCAAAGTCAGCTTTGTTTATTGAGCAACCACAGAAGCGCATGTAAAATATCGAATTCGTGTGGGTGATGCAACGAGAACGATGAAGACGAGTGCGGGTAGTAGAGTTGAAGAAGCGATGGTGGCAGTCAGTGAATATTCATGAAAGAAGAAAAGAGTATGTAGCCCAGATGTGATCTGCCAGCCAAGAGATAGAGTAGATGTGCGTTCGTTGATTTACTTTGTGTTTTCTGTTATCTGGTTTAGTCATTACACTTGCCCTATAGTTGTGTACGTGCGTTGCTTCGCGAGGCAGTGAATGAAAAGCAGCAACACACCGCAAGagcaaaataaaacgaaataataACGAAGAAAATAACAACCAGGGAGGTCAACAGAACTACGTGTTTACATCACAGCTGAGGTAGATGATTTCACGTGATCCGTAGAGACTACCGAATTGTGCACAAGTGTGGGTGTGTGCGGGTGTTTATAGTTCGGAATCGTTTATCAGGCAATTGTTTACAGTTGACCTATTAACAACAAAACCGCGGCAATTATGTCACTAGATTCGATGGGACCGTCGGCCACCGGTGGTGGCAGTTCCGGTGTTGGAACTTTATCCGGAACCAGAATGATTCACTCACTGAGCACGCCGTCTGGAGTGGACGGCACTATCTCGGCTTCACATTCTCGGGGTGGCAAAAAACTGGCTGTTAGAATACAAATGCTGGACGACACGGTTACCATGTTTCAGGTTCAGGTAAGACCTATTCTATTGGTATTAGTTTAATGTCCGAATTTCAGTATCAGCCTCGTTCAGCTCAATAATTTTGCACTGTCATAAAACGAGTCAGTAACCTCTTTGTAAACTCATTCCGAAATCGGAGAAATCGCCAGGCAATTTTAGTGCTCTGCATTCACGAACCGCAAACCAGGTCAGTGAAGACATAGCAAAATGAAAACGAGCCTTCCTGCGTTACCGTCTCCTTTTTTTCTGCTGTTTTGTTTATTCTTGTGTGTGTTCAGCAAATTTGGAAAACCTAATGTTCATTTGCTTTTAATAACGGCGCCAACATTCTTCCAGCTCTGTTCGTCAACCCTTTCTATTGCTATGAGAGGTTTGCCGGTCTCAACGAATCGCTTATTTTATCGAACGGCTgaaatgctgaaaaaaaaatgtttaaacgaGCCCGAAACGACTAGATTCTTGTACTGATCTTCCGAATCGGAGCTTGTATGAAAATCAAACACAAATGTGTCTGAGGGAACCCGCGTCACCAGCGTGGGCACCATTGATATCTTTCTCTCGAGTGCCAATAACAGGCCAAACTAGTTTTCTGACGATGAAACAACCATCAACAGTTCTCTAGCTCTTCCGCGAACGGTTCATAACGGCTGTATGTCCTCAGTTGAAGCCAACTGGCATTGTGCGTTTCACTGGACAACGTTTTAACAATAGCGGGCACCGAACAGTTAAGTTAGGACAGAAGAGCTGTTGatattcaaaatcacttcatttTGACTTTGCCATGAGCTTAGACCATACAAAACAGCAGGCTAACAGCAGATTATGCTTGGGGCGAAAGTAAaactcagttttgttttatggAAAACGTCTAGATTTTTGATAAAAAGTATACACATGAAAATTGTTAAATGTTGTAGAAAATGCCTGAAAGCACTAAAACGTACTGAAATCTAACTGAATACTTTTTTTCAACCTATATTATATAAAGTTTGGATTTACAtatgcagggttgttacggtcgcgcggatttcgcgattttcgcggatttggcgcggtttctgctaagattttgatgctatggcgcggatttcgcgcgcatttcaaaaaacatcattccacaaaattctttgcaatttttttaagtttgtgagttttatgaaaccctattaaaaattaaagatgggtgaacgtttcagcaaattggtcgagatggccgaattttcaccttgataaaactaaaatttactagaaggcagttctagccaatgttttcttcagtggacaaaatttcgatattatgcttttcgatctcgagtgatacaagttgctatttcagcattttgcactcaaggatattgatgtcagatggaagatatcgtctcagtgataatacattcaataatgcaaagaacgtaataaatggaatgcgattcttcaataatatagtaacaaattttgtgtatgataaaaatcgcattcttaaagcaaaatttgcacgacaggcttacgaagcgaagtctgacaagaaaaaaaacgaagaagttctgggattctaTCCGTGGTGATAAAaaattgttctaatagtttgttggttctactatcaaacattttcaattgttcttttcgCTctggaaatatggaagaaatcctatgtgaacaagggtatagtatccaTCTACCGTAGAATTGCTGCTTTGTGCactgtatcgaagctgtttgaaattatagttctggattttataacacatagttgctctgactacatatttGAGACTCAACATGGATGCATTCCAAAGCCTTcaacttccacaaatttagtAACCTGCACTCCCTTCATCAtacaagcacgactacaagtagattctatatacaccgattttgctgtttcgttcgacaaaatcaatcatcacaaacgatctccaagttaagtagactgggattaaacggattatttttgaattcgatcatatctaactagtcatggaatgatattgaaaataggagcctgtacaacctcaccatttgctgttacctctggagttcctcaaggaagtcaccttggacagttattaattttattgtatctcaacgatccaaatttttcgatcaagtgtatgaaactatcgtttaccgatgactttcatatttcatatttcaaaatggtttcaaatgttactaaatgctccgtcatctcttttagtaacaaaaagtctg
This genomic window contains:
- the LOC131430004 gene encoding low choriolytic enzyme-like: MEGFRWIIPLILAVSLVNCSDDLRHRPPVAKHGSSHPHSDEEASRIAMQIDALDDDAEVNPWELSGLFEGDILLDSQQVRNGILNESARWTEATVPYYIDEENFTDEEELVILKSIKEYHDKTCIKFRPYRKNDTNWVVFRSTSSGCWSNVGMQSEGQTVNLHSPGCVRHGVVIHELLHALGFYHQQSATDRDEYVRILWENIESGHEHNFNKYNASDLTSYGIEYDYGSVMHYSAKAFSKNQEPTMEALQPNVTLGQRKGLSDKDIAKLQHMYESRCLKRRESENSEPPGFVEQLNSLLGILGNNAIFSSLT